The following are from one region of the Capsicum annuum cultivar UCD-10X-F1 chromosome 1, UCD10Xv1.1, whole genome shotgun sequence genome:
- the LOC107869212 gene encoding type I inositol polyphosphate 5-phosphatase 2: protein MQMKTRRGKRSQAFWPSIVMKKWLNIAPKVYDFSEDEVDTETESEDDACSLKDERMVEDHEHGKPGKLNECQTQTTGKPSAEYNPRHRRGKSETLRAQYINTKEVRVTVGTWNVAGRLPDEDLDIDEWLCMQEPADIYILGFQEVVPLNAGNVLGAENRRPVPKWEAIIRRTLNRTEEPETKLKSYSAPPSPVLRTSSAADIIADVVDAPALDIIEEASLDAPLVFENNTIDLGKNLHLKRIYGIDCDSRLDWPERPLDATPQVLSSNFKLRRVFSSTARVGFGSIENPLLFEGRGLKRVHQSSGNLGLMWMDQKEEPVVLDALSDGSDQFCDEENDLFEEFPEVKEGSSLLNHPVKSRPMYVRIVSKQMVGIYVSVWVRRRLRRHINNLQVSAVGIGLMGYMGNKGSVSVSMSLYQSRLCFVCSHLSSGQKDGAEQRRNSDVNEIIRRTHFSSLFDTDTDEPQTIPSHDQIFWFGDLNYRISMADAEVRKLVANKQWDELLNSDQLHKELRNGHVFAGWKEGLVNFAPTYKYEFNSDRYNGEIHKEGEKKRSPAWCDRILWFGKGIKQLFYKRAELRISDHRPVSSMFSVEVEIFDHRKLQRVLNVKRSAIHPEILLEIGE from the exons ATGCAAATGAAAACAAGAAGGGGAAAGAGATCTCAG GCCTTTTGGCCATCCATTGTGATGAAGAAGTGGCTGAATATTGCACCTAAAGTGTATGATTTTAGTGAAGATGAAGTTGACACCGAAACGGAGAGTGAGGATGATG CTTGCTCACTCAAAGATGAAAGAATGGTTGAAGATCATGAACATGGAAAACCAGGGAAGCTTAATGAATGCCAGACTCAAACTACAG GGAAACCTTCCGCTGAGTATAACCCGAGACACAGGAGAGGGAAATCAGAAACTTTGAGAGCTCAGTATATTAACACGAAAGAAGTGAG AGTTACCGTTGGCACTTGGAATGTGGCGGGAAGACTTCCAGATGAGGATCTAGATATTGATGAGTGGCTTTGTATGCAAGAACCAGCAGATATCTATATCCTTGG ATTCCAAGAGGTGGTCCCTTTGAATGCTGGAAATGTACTGGGAGCAGAAAATAGAAGGCCAGTTCCGAAATGGGAGGCGATCATCCGAAGAACGTTAAACAGGACGGAGGAACCTGAGACTAAGCTCAAGAGTTATAGTGCTCCGCCCTCTCCAGTCTTAAGGACTTCTTCTGCTGCTGACATAATTGCGGATGTGGTTGATGCTCCTGCACTGGATATAATCGAAGAGGCATCACTCGACGCACCTTTGGTTTTCGAGAATAATACTATCGACCTAGGAAAGAATCTCCATTTAAAGAGGATATACGGAATTGATTGTGACAGTAGATTGGATTGGCCTGAACGTCCCCTGGATGCGACGCCTCAAGTTCTTTCTTCTAATTTCAAGTTGAGGAGAGTCTTCAGTAGTACCGCGAGAGTTGGTTTTGGTAGCATAGAAAATCCTCTTCTTTTTGAAGGTAGAGGGTTAAAAAGGGTGCACCAAAGCTCAGGAAACTTAGGATTGATGTGGATGGATCAAAAAGAAGAACCTGTAGTTCTTGATGCGCTTTCTGATGGCTCTGATCAATTTTGTGATGAGGAAAATGACTTGTTTGAAGAATTTCCAGAGGTAAAGGAAGGAAGTTCACTTCTAAATCACCCTGTGAAGTCTCGTCCAATGTATGTGCGTATTGTTAGCAAGCAGATGGTTGGTATATACGTATCAGTCTGGGTACGTCGAAGATTGAGGAGGCATATAAACAACTTGCAAGTCTCAGCAGTTGGAATtggacttatggggtacatgggcaATAAG GGATCTGTTTCTGTGAGCATGTCTCTTTACCAGTCGCGGCTATGCTTTGTTTGTTCTCATTTGTCATCCGGACAAAAGGATGGAGCTGAGCAAAGGCGTAACTCTGATGTCAATGAAATCATTAGGCGTACTCATTTCTCATCCCTATTTGATACAGATACAGATGAACCACAAACAATTCCATCTCATGA TCAGATATTCTGGTTTGGAGATTTAAATTATCGAATCAGTATGGCGGATGCTGAGGTACGGAAGCTTGTCGCAAATAAGCAATGGGATGAACTTCTCAACAGTGATCAG CTACACAAAGAACTCCGAAATGGGCATGTCTTTGCTGGTTGGAAGGAGGGGTTGGTTAACTTTGCACCAACTTACAAGTATGAATTCAACAGTGATAGATACAACGGAGAAATTCATAAAGAAGGGGAAAAGAAGAGATCACCAGCATG GTGTGATCGTATACTTTGGTTTGGAAAAGGTATAAAACAGCTCTTTTACAAGCGCGCAGAATTAAGAATATCAGATCATCGGCCTGTAAGCTCAATGTTTTCAGTAGAAGTGGAAATATTTGACCACAGAAAGCTACAGAGAGTTCTCAATGTTAAACGTTCAGCAATTCATCCTGAGATTCTGCTAGAAATTGGAGAGTAA
- the LOC107869222 gene encoding ribose-phosphate pyrophosphokinase 1 isoform X1, with translation MASSLTSPSLSSSSTSSSTSLFSSSSPSSLYHKSFVPKRTRLPTHVKCEISEPVNGKPSVPIINDGTLSKFLQARRLQNAVGRNNNRLKIFTGTANPSLSQEIAWYMGFELGKVNIKRFADGEIYVQLQESVRGCDVYLIQSTCPPANENLMELLVMIDACRRASAKTITAVIPYFGYARADRKTQGRESIGAKLVANLITEAGADRVLACDLHSGQSMGYFDIPVDHVYCQPVVLDYLASKKISSDDLVVVSPDVGGVARARAFAKKLSDAPLAIVDKRRQGHNIAEVMNLIGDVKGKVAVMVDDMIDTAGTIAKGAALLHQEGAREVYACCTHAVFSPPAIERLSSGLFQEVIVTNTIPAMEKNYFPQLTVLSVANLLGETIWRVHDDCSVSSIFQ, from the exons ATGGCTTCTTCCTTAACTTCGCCTTCCCTTTCTTCATCTTCAAcctcttcttctacttctctattctcttcttcttctccctcttctcTCTATCATAAAAGCTTTGTTCCTAAACGCACCCGTCTTCCCACCCATGTT AAATGTGAAATCAGCGAACCAGTGAATGGGAAGCCTAGTGTGCCAATCATCAATGATGGAACACTTTCAAAGTTCTTGCAAGCAAGGCGCCTGCAGAATGCCGTTGGTAGAAACAATAATAGACTGAAGATATTCACTGGAACTGCAAATCCTTCGCTTTCTCAG GAAATTGCTTGGTACATGGGCTTTGAGCTGGGAAAGGTCAACATCAAGCGCTTTGCTGATGGTGAAATTTATGTCCAGTTGCAAGAGAGTGTTCGAGGCTGTGATGTCTATTTGATTCAGTCCACATGTCCTCCGGCCAATGAAAACCTTATGGAGCTTCTGGTAATGATAGATGCATGTCGAAGGGCTTCTGCCAAGACCATTACTGCAGTTATTCCATACTTTGGATATGCCAGAGCTGATAGAAAG ACACAAGGTCGTGAATCCATTGGCGCCAAATTGGTTGCGAACCTTATAACTGAAGCAGGTGCGGATCGTGTTTTGGCTTGTGATCTGCACTCTGGGCAATCCATGGGTTACTTTGACATTCCAGTGGACCATGTGTACTGTCAG CCTGTTGTCCTTGATTACCTTGCCAGCAAGAAAATTTCTTCTGATGATTTGGTAGTAGTTTCTCCTGATGTTGGCGGAGTTGCTAGAGCACGTGCCTTTGCAAAAAAGTTATCCGATGCACCTTTAGCCATTGTGGACAAAAGGCGGCAAGGGCATAATATAGCTGAG GTTATGAACCTGATAGGTGATGTTAAAGGAAAAGTTGCAGTTATGGTGGATGACATGATTGACACAGCAG GGACTATTGCCAAAGGTGCAGCACTTTTACATCAGGAGGGGGCACGTGAGGTTTATGCATGCTGTACACATGCTGTTTTTAG CCCACCTGCTATTGAGAGGTTGTCAAGTGGCCTTTTTCAAGAGGTCATCGTCACAAACACAATTCCTGCAATGGAGAAAAACTATTTCCCTCAGCTGACTGTTCTTTCAGTTGCAAATCTTCTCGGTGAAACAATTTGGCGAGTCCATGATGATTGTTCTGTGAGTAGCATTTTCCAGTAG
- the LOC107869222 gene encoding ribose-phosphate pyrophosphokinase 2, chloroplastic isoform X2 produces MASSLTSPSLSSSSTSSSTSLFSSSSPSSLYHKSFVPKRTRLPTHVKCEISEPVNGKPSVPIINDGTLSKFLQARRLQNAVGRNNNRLKIFTGTANPSLSQEIAWYMGFELGKVNIKRFADGEIYVQLQESVRGCDVYLIQSTCPPANENLMELLVMIDACRRASAKTITAVIPYFGYARADRKTQGRESIGAKLVANLITEAGADRVLACDLHSGQSMGYFDIPVDHVYCQPVVLDYLASKKISSDDLVVVSPDVGGVARARAFAKKLSDAPLAIVDKRRQGHNIAEVMNLIGDVKGKVAVMVDDMIDTAAHLLLRGCQVAFFKRSSSQTQFLQWRKTISLS; encoded by the exons ATGGCTTCTTCCTTAACTTCGCCTTCCCTTTCTTCATCTTCAAcctcttcttctacttctctattctcttcttcttctccctcttctcTCTATCATAAAAGCTTTGTTCCTAAACGCACCCGTCTTCCCACCCATGTT AAATGTGAAATCAGCGAACCAGTGAATGGGAAGCCTAGTGTGCCAATCATCAATGATGGAACACTTTCAAAGTTCTTGCAAGCAAGGCGCCTGCAGAATGCCGTTGGTAGAAACAATAATAGACTGAAGATATTCACTGGAACTGCAAATCCTTCGCTTTCTCAG GAAATTGCTTGGTACATGGGCTTTGAGCTGGGAAAGGTCAACATCAAGCGCTTTGCTGATGGTGAAATTTATGTCCAGTTGCAAGAGAGTGTTCGAGGCTGTGATGTCTATTTGATTCAGTCCACATGTCCTCCGGCCAATGAAAACCTTATGGAGCTTCTGGTAATGATAGATGCATGTCGAAGGGCTTCTGCCAAGACCATTACTGCAGTTATTCCATACTTTGGATATGCCAGAGCTGATAGAAAG ACACAAGGTCGTGAATCCATTGGCGCCAAATTGGTTGCGAACCTTATAACTGAAGCAGGTGCGGATCGTGTTTTGGCTTGTGATCTGCACTCTGGGCAATCCATGGGTTACTTTGACATTCCAGTGGACCATGTGTACTGTCAG CCTGTTGTCCTTGATTACCTTGCCAGCAAGAAAATTTCTTCTGATGATTTGGTAGTAGTTTCTCCTGATGTTGGCGGAGTTGCTAGAGCACGTGCCTTTGCAAAAAAGTTATCCGATGCACCTTTAGCCATTGTGGACAAAAGGCGGCAAGGGCATAATATAGCTGAG GTTATGAACCTGATAGGTGATGTTAAAGGAAAAGTTGCAGTTATGGTGGATGACATGATTGACACAGCAG CCCACCTGCTATTGAGAGGTTGTCAAGTGGCCTTTTTCAAGAGGTCATCGTCACAAACACAATTCCTGCAATGGAGAAAAACTATTTCCCTCAGCTGA